Proteins found in one Osmerus mordax isolate fOsmMor3 chromosome 20, fOsmMor3.pri, whole genome shotgun sequence genomic segment:
- the LOC136964540 gene encoding QRFP-like peptide receptor, protein MNLTVQLLDLWLKASNLSRRQFIQQYSIPPLVSVPRLSWPLQPLFGLLYLVIFVLAVVGNVAVLVLLCKRKALQSASTFFICSLALSDLLIAIVCVPATLLQHFFANWLAGDFLCKLVPFLQVTAISTSILMMTCIAVERFQGILYPLHVRNGYFLFHACKMLAAVWLGAVAIAAPLLFIQKVEEKYDFLYDILHTCCLEVWPWVQQRQVYTTCLSVLVFLVPMVTMGVLYGKIIRELWGKHRVHDIMFQTLPGSEINKITRRKKRAVKMMVTVVLLFAVCWAPFHAVSLLLEYGLLEMDLNSEFLLMSLVQILGFSNSVCNPLVYAALNTNFKRDLVALLTRRQRTKTRWWSGVAVRRRRGARVGVSEEEGPCPSSRAGRGVTQAGLRQWSRVAWELEVIAPARREPGQGGSSRPFTPLHLFSVRPKKSSSPLLLSITDPPHSNTAAGILSGSDAKTSQSKPFNF, encoded by the exons ATGAACCTCACCGTCCAGCTTCTGGACCTGTGGCTGAAAGCCTCCAACCTCTCTCGGCGGCAGTTCATCCAACAGTACTCCATCCCTCCGCTGGTGTCCGTCCCCAGGTTGTCCTGGCCCCTGCAGCCCCTGTTCGGGCTGCTCTACCTGGTCATCTTTGTCCTGGCGGTGGTGGGCAACGTGGCcgtgctggtgctgctgtgcAAGAGGAAGGCCCTGCAGTCGGCCAGCACCTTCTTCATCTGCTCTCTGGCCCTCAGCGACCTGCTCATCGCTATCGTCTGTGTCCCTGCCACCCTGCTCCAGCACTTCTTTGCCAACTGGCTGGCAG GGGATTTTCTCTGCAAGCTGGTGCCATTTCTCCAGGTGACCGCCATATCAACCAGCATTCTGATGATGACGTGCATCGCTGTGGAGCGGTTCCAGGGCATCCTCTACCCGCTTCACGTCCGCAACGGTTACTTCCTGTTCCATGCGTGCAAGATGTTGG CGGCTGTATGGCTGGGCGCCGTGGCGATAGCAGCCCCGTTGTTGTTCATACAGAAAGTGGAG gAGAAGTACGACTTCCTGTACGACATCCTCCACACCTGCTGCCTGGAGGTGTGGCCCTGGGTGCAGCAACGGCAGGTCTACACGACCTGTCTGTCCGTGTTGGTGTTCCTGGTCCCCATGGTAACCATGGGAGTGCTTTACGGCAAGATCATTCGTGAGTTGTGGGGGAAACACCGTGTTCATGACATCATGTTCCAGACACTTCCTGGTTCAGAGATCAACAAAATCACCAG GAGAAAGAAGCGAGCGGTCAAGATGATGGTCACGGTGGTGCTGCTGTTCGCTGTCTGCTGGGCCCCCTTCCATGCCGTCTCCCTGCTCCTCGAGTACG ggCTGCTGGAGATGGACCTGAACTCCGAGTTCCTCCTGATGAGCTTAGTCCAGATCCTGGGCTTCAGTAACTCAGTGTGCAACCCTCTGGTCTACGCTGCCCTCAACACCAACTTCAAGAGGGACCTTGTGGCCCTGCTCACCCGCCGCCAGAGGACCAAGACTCGCTGGTGGTCCGGCGTGGCGGTGAGGCGGCGCCGGGGGGCGCGTGTGGGTGTGTCGGAAGAGGAGGGCCCGTGCCCCAGCAGCAGGGCAGGGCGAGGTGTCACCCAGGCGGGGCTGCGTCAGTGGAGCAGGGTGGCCTGGGAGCTGGAGGTCATAGCTCCGGCCCGGAGGGAGCCGGGACAAGGGGGCTCGTCCAGACCCTTCACCCCGCTGCACCTGTTCAGCGTGAGGCCCAAGAAGAGCAGCAGCCCCCTTCTCCTCAGCATCACGGACCCCCCGCACAGCAACACGGCGGCGGGAATCTTGTCAGGGTCAGACGCCAAAACCTCACAGTCCAAGCCTTTCAACTTCtga
- the LOC136964403 gene encoding lysosomal membrane ascorbate-dependent ferrireductase CYB561A3, whose translation MASTALFYVTYVFCLALGLLCVVCAAYWSSRWRGGFAWDASALQFNWHPVLMVTGLLVLCGYAAIMYRVPFTWQHKKQIWKLVHSGLLLSSLLLSTLGLCAVFDFHSGYHIPDLYSLHSWVGLSTTFLFALQWALGLGVFMMPCSPLGLRKLLKPVHAWMGGAIFILSVISCLSGINEKLLLTLNGSTAEAYSTLPPEAVFANFLGILIVAFGLIVLRILTNQKWQRPEQTQEESQLLPGDS comes from the exons ATGGCTAGCACTGCCCTCTTCTATGTGACCTACGTGTTCTGCCTGGCCCTgggcctgctgtgtgtggtttgtgctgCCTACTGGAGCTCCCGGTGGCGTGGTGGCTTTGCATGGGACGCCTCAGCGCTGCAGTTTAACTGGCACCCTGTTCTCATGGTAACTGGCCTTCTGGTACTCTGTGGATACG CGGCGATTATGTACCGTGTGCCGTTCACATGGCAACACAAGAAGCAGATCTGGAAGCTGGTGCACTCTGGTCTTCTGTTGTCTTCCCTGCTGCTGTCCACCCTGGgcttgtgtgctgtgtttgactTCCATTCCGGCTACCACATCCCTGACCTGTACTCCCTACATAGCTGGGTGGGCCTCTCCACCACCTTCCTGTTTGCATTGCAG TGggccctggggctgggggtctTTATGATGCCATGCTCCCCCTTGGGTTTGCGTAAACTCCTGAAGCCGGTCCACGCATGGATGGGAGGAGCCATCTTCATCCTCAGTGTGATCTCCTGCCTCTCTGGTATCAATGAGAAGCTGCTCCTTACTCT TAACGGAAGCACTGCCGAGGCTTACTCAACTCTGCCTCCCGAGGCTGTTTTTGCTAATTTCCTCGGGATACTGATAGTGGCTTTTGGGTTGATTGTCCTTCGAATTTTAACCAATCAGAAGTGGCAAAGGCCAGAGCAAACGCAGGAGGAATCTCAA CTGCTTCCCGGAGACAGTTGA
- the tnfrsfa gene encoding tumor necrosis factor receptor superfamily, member a isoform X1: protein MNFGLAFINLVLALLSSWPESGSAELSVASQWAGDVRNRTQVSRHRTCVENQQYLHQGLCCLNCQAGTYVEKACEGDLELGSCLACQHGQTYTEHSNGMSRCLPCIHCRNDQIKTKDCTVTTDTQCMCRSGYFCVPEQACEVCKKCAKCKTGEEEIAKCTSISNTVCRKRDPSPPLRPTDPPPSSSTSPETIVVPVVVVLLFLVIVLGVGVWFLKKRFCVSPCSQSQCDSSEIVKIPIGESAPTAEERQNCQNAGLEGKEVRSEFRPLLQETGQAGLSKASPPLEDEDRGLGDSLPNTTSSSQTSLSAMPINTTSSGSGNSPRPSPSTRPRLTPEVGDDPLQSKLVPLQGEETSLKASFDLFDKHLEVQIHNKFFRSIGVNDNHIRIAESAHPSDKVYELLKSWMQREGLKADINALLQALLTLDQRRSAESIAVEAIQRGFYRHADAPPTHPSGGALQKR from the exons GTTTTGGCTCTGCTGTCCTCGTGGCCGGAGAGCGGTTCTGCGGAGCTGAGCGTGGCCTCCCAGTGGGCCGGGGATGTCCGAAACCGCACGCAGGTCAGCAGACACAGAACCTGCGTGGAGAACCAGCAGTACCTGCACCAGGGCCTCTGCTGCCTCAACTGCCAGGCCG GTACCTATGTGGAGAAAGCCTGCGAGGGAGACCTGGAGCTGGGCAGCTGTCTTGCTTGTCAGCACGGCCAGACCTACACGGAACACTCCAATGGGATGAGCCGCTGCCTGCCGTGTATTCACTGCCGCAACG ACCAGATCAAGACAAAGGACTGCACGgtgaccacagacacacagtgcatGTGCAGGAGCGGCTATTTCTGTGTGCCCGAGCAAGCCTGCGAGGTCTGCAAGAAATGTGCCAA GTGCAAAACGGGAGAGGAGGAAATCGCAAAATGCACCTCCATCTCCAACACCGTGTGTCGGAAACGGgacccatctccccccctccgccccaccgacccccctcccagctcctccacctccccagagACCATAG TCGTCCCTGTGGTCGTGGTGCTTTTATTCCTGGTCATTGTCCTCGGCGTCGGTGTTTGGTTTCTGAAAAAACGCTTTTGCGTGAGCCCAT GTTCACAGAGTCAGTGTGACTCCAGTGAGATTGTCAAAATTCCCATT GGTGAGAGCGCTcccacagcagaggagaggcagaacTGCCAGAACGCCGgtctggaggggaaggaggtgcGCTCCGAGTTCAGGCCCCTCctgcaggagacagggcaggCTGGGCTGAGCaaggcctcccctcccctggaggATGAGGACCGGGGCCTGGGAGACAGCCTGCCTAacaccaccagctcctcccagaCCAGCCTGTCCGCCATGCCCATCAACACCACCTCCTCGGGCTCCGGCAACTCCCCCAGACCGAGCCCCTCCACCAGGCCCAGACTGACACCTGAAGTCGGG gaTGATCCTCTGCAGAGCAAGCTGGTGCCCCTTCAAG GAGAGGAAACGTCTCTGAAGGCCAGTTTCGACCTCTTCGACAAGCACCTGGAGGTGCAGATCCACAACAAGTTCTTCCGGTCCATCGGGGTGAACGACAACCACATCCGTATCGCGGAGAGCGCCCACCCCAGCGACAAGGTCTACGAGCTGCTGAAGAGctggatgcagagagagggccTGAAGGCCGACATCAACGCCCTGCTCCAGGCCCTGCTCACCCTGGACCAGAGGAGGTCGGCGGAGAGCATTGCCGTGGAGGCCATCCAGCGAGGCTTCTACAGGCACGCCGACGCGCCGCCGACCCACCCCTCAGGGGGGGCCCTGCAGAAGAGATGA
- the zgc:193801 gene encoding uncharacterized protein zgc:193801 isoform X1 — translation MMAFIAHPSVRIKDGEHTYNPVVCQEENCTGRNKGVHMHCPLCTVAEAYQDSVILRAHFRIKHLDKGIDFGGLKVLRCCNHCEIVGTIKGEKRFKGAHWHCYRCRNGFNRRDEAIKHFKTHFRNPHTTFQIQVTQEVNCRQYYDNSAEAHPKAYGGPTVCPDSGLEGVALSTILGQPCQNSNSETLHAVEPKVPYISHELCNVNNGFLVASEEEVDPSQHALDRTQTLVLMDPDSQTGSLIYEEAASIIEEQSGESLEQALQMEKQILELQQQNEALRLEKHIMEKKLRAEIQRLQDQVSTVVQSNLKLSEELKQYRSVENCQQRVSQLVRSLEEQHRNLIQAQLATLTQELLCPAEAVPMNGHMRAAELSVGMDKVAVKEREARDAVEGQMDCYSESLVPVPDCEGVQPGQEEFVAGIDSLESAALVVQTTIAPHDTNEDLSRKRRPKDEPRGDEETKLRRVS, via the exons ATGATGGCATTTATT GCCCATCCATCAGTGAGAATCAAGGACGGTGAACACACCTATAACCCAGTGGTGTGTCAGGAAGAAAATTGCACAGGCAGAAACAAGGGTGTTCATATGCACTGCCCTCTCTGCACAGTGGCTGAAGCTTATCAGGATTCTGTCATTCTACGAGCTCACTTTCGTATCAAACATTTGGACAAGGGCATTGACTTTGGTG GCCTTAAGGTGCTTAGATGTTGCAACCATTGTGAAATAGTTGGCACCATTAAAGGGGAGAAAAGATTCAAAGGCGCCCACTGGCACTGCTATCGTTGCCGAAATGGTTTCAACCGCAGAGATGAGGCCATCAAACACTTCAAGACCCATTTTCGAAACCCCCACACCACCTTCCAGATTCAGGTCACCCAG GAAGTCAACTGTCGCCAGTACTATGACAATAGTGCAGAGGCACACCCCAAGGCATATGGAGGGCCAACGGTGTGCCCTGACTCTGGGCTTGAGGGTGTTGCGCTATCAACCATCCTAGGCCAGCCTTGTCAGAACAGCAACAGCGAAACCCTGCACGCCGTGGAGCCAAAGGTTCCATATATATCTCACGAATTGTG CAATGTGAACAATGGATTCCTTGTGGCGTCTGAGGAAGAGGTGGAcccttcccagcatgccttgGACCGAACCCAGACACTGGTGCTCATGGACCCAGATAGCCAGACTGGCAGCCTGATTTATGAAGAGGCTGCAAGCATCATTGAAGAACAG AGCGGGGAAAGCCTGGAGCAGGCCCTGCAAATGGAGAAGCAGATTCTGGAGCTCCAGCAACAGAATGAGGCTCTTAGACTGGAGAAGCATATCATGGAGAAGAAACTGAGGGCAGAAATACAGAGACTCCAAGATCAG GTGTCTACTGTGGTGCAGTCCAACCTCAAACTGTCAGAAGAACTGAAACAGTACCGCTCAGTCGAAAACTGTCAACAAAGAGTCAGCCAGCTG GTGAGGAGTTTGGAGGAGCAGCACCGCAATCTCATCCAAGCTCAGCTAGCCACACTGACCCAAGAGTTGCTGTGTCCGGCAGAGGCAGTACCCATGAACGGCCACATGAGAGCAGCAGAGCTTTCTGTCGGTATGGACAAAGTGGCAGTGAAGGAACGTGAGGCGAGAGACGCAGTGGAAGGGCAGATGGACTGTTATTCAGAGAGTTTAGTGCCTGTACCAGACTGTGAGGGTGTGCAGCCTGGGCAGGAGGAGTTTGTTGCTGGGATCGATAGCTTGGAGTCTGCCGCTTTGGTTGTCCAGACCACCATAGCGCCCCACGACACGAACGAGGACTTGTCAAGGAAGCGGAGGCCCAAAGATGAACCACGAGGGGACGAGGAAACCAAATTGCGGCGCGTCAGTTGA
- the zgc:193801 gene encoding uncharacterized protein zgc:193801 isoform X2, whose amino-acid sequence MMAFIAHPSVRIKDGEHTYNPVVCQEENCTGRNKGVHMHCPLCTVAEAYQDSVILRAHFRIKHLDKGIDFGGLKVLRCCNHCEIVGTIKGEKRFKGAHWHCYRCRNGFNRRDEAIKHFKTHFRNPHTTFQIQVTQEVNCRQYYDNSAEAHPKAYGGPTVCPDSGLEGVALSTILGQPCQNSNSETLHAVEPKGSNVNNGFLVASEEEVDPSQHALDRTQTLVLMDPDSQTGSLIYEEAASIIEEQSGESLEQALQMEKQILELQQQNEALRLEKHIMEKKLRAEIQRLQDQVSTVVQSNLKLSEELKQYRSVENCQQRVSQLVRSLEEQHRNLIQAQLATLTQELLCPAEAVPMNGHMRAAELSVGMDKVAVKEREARDAVEGQMDCYSESLVPVPDCEGVQPGQEEFVAGIDSLESAALVVQTTIAPHDTNEDLSRKRRPKDEPRGDEETKLRRVS is encoded by the exons ATGATGGCATTTATT GCCCATCCATCAGTGAGAATCAAGGACGGTGAACACACCTATAACCCAGTGGTGTGTCAGGAAGAAAATTGCACAGGCAGAAACAAGGGTGTTCATATGCACTGCCCTCTCTGCACAGTGGCTGAAGCTTATCAGGATTCTGTCATTCTACGAGCTCACTTTCGTATCAAACATTTGGACAAGGGCATTGACTTTGGTG GCCTTAAGGTGCTTAGATGTTGCAACCATTGTGAAATAGTTGGCACCATTAAAGGGGAGAAAAGATTCAAAGGCGCCCACTGGCACTGCTATCGTTGCCGAAATGGTTTCAACCGCAGAGATGAGGCCATCAAACACTTCAAGACCCATTTTCGAAACCCCCACACCACCTTCCAGATTCAGGTCACCCAG GAAGTCAACTGTCGCCAGTACTATGACAATAGTGCAGAGGCACACCCCAAGGCATATGGAGGGCCAACGGTGTGCCCTGACTCTGGGCTTGAGGGTGTTGCGCTATCAACCATCCTAGGCCAGCCTTGTCAGAACAGCAACAGCGAAACCCTGCACGCCGTGGAGCCAAAG GGCAGCAATGTGAACAATGGATTCCTTGTGGCGTCTGAGGAAGAGGTGGAcccttcccagcatgccttgGACCGAACCCAGACACTGGTGCTCATGGACCCAGATAGCCAGACTGGCAGCCTGATTTATGAAGAGGCTGCAAGCATCATTGAAGAACAG AGCGGGGAAAGCCTGGAGCAGGCCCTGCAAATGGAGAAGCAGATTCTGGAGCTCCAGCAACAGAATGAGGCTCTTAGACTGGAGAAGCATATCATGGAGAAGAAACTGAGGGCAGAAATACAGAGACTCCAAGATCAG GTGTCTACTGTGGTGCAGTCCAACCTCAAACTGTCAGAAGAACTGAAACAGTACCGCTCAGTCGAAAACTGTCAACAAAGAGTCAGCCAGCTG GTGAGGAGTTTGGAGGAGCAGCACCGCAATCTCATCCAAGCTCAGCTAGCCACACTGACCCAAGAGTTGCTGTGTCCGGCAGAGGCAGTACCCATGAACGGCCACATGAGAGCAGCAGAGCTTTCTGTCGGTATGGACAAAGTGGCAGTGAAGGAACGTGAGGCGAGAGACGCAGTGGAAGGGCAGATGGACTGTTATTCAGAGAGTTTAGTGCCTGTACCAGACTGTGAGGGTGTGCAGCCTGGGCAGGAGGAGTTTGTTGCTGGGATCGATAGCTTGGAGTCTGCCGCTTTGGTTGTCCAGACCACCATAGCGCCCCACGACACGAACGAGGACTTGTCAAGGAAGCGGAGGCCCAAAGATGAACCACGAGGGGACGAGGAAACCAAATTGCGGCGCGTCAGTTGA
- the tnfrsfa gene encoding tumor necrosis factor receptor superfamily, member a isoform X2 has translation MNFGLAFINLVLALLSSWPESGSAELSVASQWAGDVRNRTQVSRHRTCVENQQYLHQGLCCLNCQADQIKTKDCTVTTDTQCMCRSGYFCVPEQACEVCKKCAKCKTGEEEIAKCTSISNTVCRKRDPSPPLRPTDPPPSSSTSPETIVVPVVVVLLFLVIVLGVGVWFLKKRFCVSPCSQSQCDSSEIVKIPIGESAPTAEERQNCQNAGLEGKEVRSEFRPLLQETGQAGLSKASPPLEDEDRGLGDSLPNTTSSSQTSLSAMPINTTSSGSGNSPRPSPSTRPRLTPEVGDDPLQSKLVPLQGEETSLKASFDLFDKHLEVQIHNKFFRSIGVNDNHIRIAESAHPSDKVYELLKSWMQREGLKADINALLQALLTLDQRRSAESIAVEAIQRGFYRHADAPPTHPSGGALQKR, from the exons GTTTTGGCTCTGCTGTCCTCGTGGCCGGAGAGCGGTTCTGCGGAGCTGAGCGTGGCCTCCCAGTGGGCCGGGGATGTCCGAAACCGCACGCAGGTCAGCAGACACAGAACCTGCGTGGAGAACCAGCAGTACCTGCACCAGGGCCTCTGCTGCCTCAACTGCCAGGCCG ACCAGATCAAGACAAAGGACTGCACGgtgaccacagacacacagtgcatGTGCAGGAGCGGCTATTTCTGTGTGCCCGAGCAAGCCTGCGAGGTCTGCAAGAAATGTGCCAA GTGCAAAACGGGAGAGGAGGAAATCGCAAAATGCACCTCCATCTCCAACACCGTGTGTCGGAAACGGgacccatctccccccctccgccccaccgacccccctcccagctcctccacctccccagagACCATAG TCGTCCCTGTGGTCGTGGTGCTTTTATTCCTGGTCATTGTCCTCGGCGTCGGTGTTTGGTTTCTGAAAAAACGCTTTTGCGTGAGCCCAT GTTCACAGAGTCAGTGTGACTCCAGTGAGATTGTCAAAATTCCCATT GGTGAGAGCGCTcccacagcagaggagaggcagaacTGCCAGAACGCCGgtctggaggggaaggaggtgcGCTCCGAGTTCAGGCCCCTCctgcaggagacagggcaggCTGGGCTGAGCaaggcctcccctcccctggaggATGAGGACCGGGGCCTGGGAGACAGCCTGCCTAacaccaccagctcctcccagaCCAGCCTGTCCGCCATGCCCATCAACACCACCTCCTCGGGCTCCGGCAACTCCCCCAGACCGAGCCCCTCCACCAGGCCCAGACTGACACCTGAAGTCGGG gaTGATCCTCTGCAGAGCAAGCTGGTGCCCCTTCAAG GAGAGGAAACGTCTCTGAAGGCCAGTTTCGACCTCTTCGACAAGCACCTGGAGGTGCAGATCCACAACAAGTTCTTCCGGTCCATCGGGGTGAACGACAACCACATCCGTATCGCGGAGAGCGCCCACCCCAGCGACAAGGTCTACGAGCTGCTGAAGAGctggatgcagagagagggccTGAAGGCCGACATCAACGCCCTGCTCCAGGCCCTGCTCACCCTGGACCAGAGGAGGTCGGCGGAGAGCATTGCCGTGGAGGCCATCCAGCGAGGCTTCTACAGGCACGCCGACGCGCCGCCGACCCACCCCTCAGGGGGGGCCCTGCAGAAGAGATGA